The following are encoded together in the Phragmites australis chromosome 19, lpPhrAust1.1, whole genome shotgun sequence genome:
- the LOC133900889 gene encoding xylanase inhibitor protein 1-like has product MATFRRRSSLLPILPFLVLLLASPAVAGKTEQLTVFWGRNKDEGSLREACDADTYTTVLISFFNVFGHGRYWIDLSGHNVSAVGGDVKHCQQAKNVTVLLSVGGDGDRYSLPTARSARDVADHLWHAYLGGGRHGVFRPFGDAVLDGVDFYIDHGGSEHYDELARRLAGYRHRGKKAVLLTATPRCMDGGQGTSGVDAALATGLFRRIHVRFYNDTMCSFNAAEKRPFYGSWLGWTERYPQAKVYVGLPAARDAASDGWVDPRTLFFDALPLVQDTANYGGVMLWNRYYDKRDRYGLRIKLMV; this is encoded by the coding sequence ATGGCAACGTTCCGGCGCCGTTCATCTCTCCTGCCGATACTTCCCTTCCTAGTACTGTTGCTCGCCAGCCCGGCGGTCGCCGGCAAGACAGAGCAGCTCACCGTCTTCTGGGGCCGCAACAAGGACGAGGGCTCACTTAGGGAGGCCTGTGACGCCGACACCTACACCACGGTGCTCATTTCCTTCTTCAATGTCTTTGGACACGGCAGGTACTGGATCGACCTCTCCGGCCACAACGTGTCCGCCGTCGGCGGCGACGTCAAGCACTGCCAACAGGCCAAGAACGTCACCGTGCTCCTCTCcgtcggcggcgacggcgaccggTACTCCCTCCCGACCGCCAGGTCGGCCAGGGACGTTGCTGACCACCTGTGGCACGCCTACCTCGGCGGAGGAcgtcacggcgtgttccgtcCATTCGGCGACGCCGTGCTCGACGGCGTCGATTTCTACATCGACCACGGCGGGTCGGAGCACTACGACGAGCTGGCCCGGCGCCTCGCGGGGTACAGACACCGTGGCAAGAAGGCGGTGCTCCTGACGGCGACGCCGCGGTGCATGGACGGCGGGCAGGGCACGAGCGGCGTCGACGCGGCGCTGGCGACGGGGCTGTTCAGGCGCATCCACGTGCGGTTCTACAACGACACCATGTGCTCCTTCAACGCGGCGGAGAAGCGGCCGTTCTACGGGTCGTGGCTCGGGTGGACGGAGCGGTACCCTCAGGCGAAGGTGTACGTCGGGCTGCCGGCGGCGCGGGACGCGGCGAGCGACGGTTGGGTGGACCCGAGGACGCTCTTCTTCGACGCGCTGCCGCTGGTGCAGGACACGGCCAACTACGGCGGCGTCATGCTGTGGAACCGCTACTACGACAAGAGGGATCGCTATGGCCTGCGCATCAAGCTCATGGTCTGA
- the LOC133900822 gene encoding xylanase inhibitor protein 1-like, whose translation MDMAFRRRSSAIALLFLALVLSFLAGPATARKTGQLTVFWGRNKYEGSLREACDTGLYTTVIMSFFNVFGHGRYWTDLSGHPVPGVGNDIKHCQSRHITVLLSIGGGGDGYSLPSSRSAADVADHLWNVYLGGRRNGVFRPFGDAVVDGIDFFIDRGAPDHYDELARNLNRYSGRGKKVHLTATPRCAFPDWHVERALATGLFERLHVRFYDDARCSYNRAGLRGVIEEWSKWTARYPRSQVYLGLAAANVPGKYGDKVSLEALYYDLLPNVQKAGNYGGIMLWDRFYDKQTRYGAAVKYWA comes from the coding sequence ATGGACATGGCGTTCCGACGCCGTTCATCTGCCATCGCTCTTCTCTTCTTGGCCCTCGTCCTCTCCTTCCTCGCCGGTCCAGCCACGGCCAGGAAGACCGGCCAGCTCACCGTCTTCTGGGGCCGGAACAAGTACGAGGGTTCCCTCCGTGAGGCCTGCGACACCGGCCTCTACACCACCGTCATCATGTCCTTCTTCAACGTGTTCGGCCACGGCAGGTACTGGACCGACCTCTCCGGCCACCCGGTGCCCGGCGTCGGTAACGACATCAAGCACTGCCAGTCCAGGCACATCACTGTGCTCCTCTCCATTGGTGGAGGCGGCGACGGCTACTCCCTCCCATCCTCCAGGTCCGCAGCGGACGTCGCCGACCACCTGTGGAACGTCTACCTCGGTGGAAGACGTAACGGCGTGTTCCGACCGTTCGGCGACGCCGTGGTCGACGGCATCGACTTCTTTATCGACCGCGGAGCGCCGGACCACTACGACGAGCTGGCCCGGAACCTCAACAGGTACAGCGGCCGTGGCAAGAAGGTGCACCTCACGGCGACGCCACGATGCGCGTTCCCGGATTGGCACGTGGAGAGGGCGCTGGCAACGGGGCTGTTCGAGCGCCTGCACGTTCGGTTCTACGACGACGCGAGATGCTCGTACAACCGCGCCGGCCTGCGCGGGGTGATAGAGgagtggagcaagtggacggCGAGGTACCCGAGGAGCCAGGTGTACCTCGGCTTGGCGGCGGCGAACGTGCCCGGGAAGTACGGCGACAAGGTGTCCCTGGAGGCGCTCTACTATGACCTGCTGCCCAACGTGCAGAAAGCGGGCAACTACGGCGGCATCATGCTCTGGGACAGGTTCTACGACAAGCAGACCAGATACGGCGCCGCCGTCAAATACTGGGCTTAA
- the LOC133901099 gene encoding xylanase inhibitor protein 1-like, translating to MAFTRRKPSLLLAALLSVAISFLASPASAQGKTGQVTVFWGRHKDEGSLREACDSGRYTMVIMSFLDVYGSGSYHLDLSGHSLAGMGNAIKRCQFLGVPVSISIGGFGSAYSLPTNQSALDLFDHLWNTYFGGNLNDTHRPFGDAWLDGVDMFLEHGTPAEHYNTLALELAKHNIRAGPGKLLHLTATPHCKFPDTRVKEALDTRIFERIHVRFYDDPDCIGYSQKEWNKWTAAYPFTKIYVGLPASPQAAKSGYTDPNTLRNVVLPVAQKASNYGGVMLWDRYYDKRSNYSGNIKNWA from the coding sequence ATGGCGTTCACACGCCGGAAACCGTCGTTGCTCCTGGCCGCGCTTCTCTCCGTGGCGATCAGCTTCCTCGCCAGTCCGGCCTCCGCCCAGGGGAAGACCGGGCAGGTGACCGTGTTCTGGGGCCGGCACAAGGACGAGGGCTCCCTCCGCGAGGCCTGCGACTCCGGCAGGTACACCATGGTCATCATGTCCTTCCTCGACGTCTACGGCAGCGGCAGCTACCACCTAGACCTCTCCGGCCACTCGCTCGCCGGCATGGGCAACGCCATCAAGCGCTGCCAGTTCCTCGGCGTGCCCGTCTCCATCTCCATCGGCGGCTTCGGCAGCGCCTACTCGCTCCCGACCAACCAGTCGGCCCTCGACCTCTTCGACCACCTCTGGAATACCTACTTCGGCGGCAACCTTAACGACACCCATCGCCCCTTCGGCGACGCTTGGCTCGACGGCGTCGACATGTTCCTCGAGCACGGGACACCGGCGGAGCACTACAACACGCTGGCCCTGGAGCTCGCCAAGCACAACATCCGCGCCGGGCCAGGGAAGCTGCTGCACCTGACGGCGACGCCGCACTGCAAATTCCCGGACACCCGCGTCAAGGAGGCGCTcgacacgcgcatcttcgagCGCATCCACGTCCGCTTCTACGACGACCCGGACTGCATCGGGTACAGCCAGAAGGAGTGGAACAAGTGGACGGCGGCGTACCCGTTCACCAAGATCTACGTCGGCCTGCCGGCGTCGCCGCAGGCGGCCAAGAGCGGCTACACAGACCCCAACACCCTCCGCAACGTCGTGCTCCCGGTGGCGCAGAAGGCGTCCAACTACGGCGGCGTCATGCTCTGGGACAGGTACTACGACAAGCGCAGCAACTACAGCGGTAACATCAAGAACTGGGCTTGA
- the LOC133900774 gene encoding xylanase inhibitor protein 1-like: MAFRGRSCALSLLCLAVVLSFLAGPAMAKKTGQLTVFWGRNKNEGSLREACDTDLYTTVIISFYSVFGHGRYWGDLSGHPLYGVGDDIKHCQSKKILVLLSIGGGGSDYSLPSFQSADDVADNLWNAHLGGFSRGVFRPFGDAVVDGIDFFIDRGAPDHYDELAWRLAWYSRHGGKKAVRLTATPRCVYPDQHVEKALATGLFERLHVRFYDDARCSYNHAGLSGVMKEWSKWTARYPRSQVYLGLAAANVPGKDDNVFVKALYYDLLPNVQKAGNYGGIMLWDRFYDKQTGYGATVKYWA, encoded by the coding sequence ATGGCGTTTAGAGGCCGTTCATGTGCCCTATCTCTTCTCTGCCTCGCCGTTGTCCTATCCTTCCTCGCTGGCCCGGCCATGGCCAAAAAGACTGGCCAGCTGACCGTCTTCTGGGGCCGGAACAAGAACGAGGGCTCCCTCCGTGAGGCCTGTGACACCGACCTCTACACCACGGTCATCATCTCCTTCTACAGCGTCTTCGGCCACGGCCGATACTGGGGCGACCTCTCCGGCCACCCGCTCTACGGCGTCGGCGACGACATCAAGCACTGCCAGTCCAAGAAAATCCTCGTGCTCCTCTCcataggcggcggcggctccgacTACTCGCTCCCGTCCTTCCAGTCGGCGGACGACGTCGCCGACAACCTGTGGAACGCCCACCTCGGCGGGTTCAGCAGGGGCGTGTTCCGCCCGTTCGGCGACGCCGTGGTCGACGGCATCGACTTCTTCATCGACCGCGGCGCGCCGGACCACTACGATGAGCTCGCCTGGCGCCTCGCGTGGTACAGCCGCCATGGCGGCAAGAAGGCCGTGCGGCTGACGGCGACGCCAAGGTGCGTGTACCCGGACCAGCACGTGGAGAAGGCGCTGGCGACGGGGCTGTTCGAGCGCCTGCACGTCCGATTCTACGACGACGCCAGGTGCTCGTACAACCACGCTGGCCTGAGCGGAGTGATGAAGgagtggagcaagtggacggCGAGGTACCCGAGGAGCCAGGTGTACCTCGGCTTGGCGGCGGCGAACGTGCCCGGGAAGGACGACAACGTGTTCGTGAAGGCGCTCTACTACGACCTGCTGCCCAACGTGCAGAAAGCGGGCAACTACGGCGGCATCATGCTCTGGGACAGGTTCTACGACAAGCAGACCGGATACGGCGCCACCGTCAAATACTGGGCGTAA